A region of Deinococcus rubellus DNA encodes the following proteins:
- a CDS encoding helix-turn-helix domain-containing protein, whose protein sequence is MTTPFVPEGIPPMRVGVVALVLGFSVSTIIRWTRTGRLPCKQFKSGDHRYVQAEDLAWFAHQMGLTPHWEKALENC, encoded by the coding sequence ATGACAACACCATTTGTTCCCGAAGGCATTCCACCCATGCGGGTTGGAGTGGTGGCCCTTGTTCTTGGCTTTTCAGTGTCAACTATTATCCGCTGGACACGAACAGGCCGACTTCCTTGTAAGCAATTTAAGTCAGGTGATCATCGTTATGTTCAGGCTGAGGACTTGGCATGGTTCGCGCATCAAATGGGCTTAACACCCCATTGGGAGAAAGCTCTAGAAAACTGTTGA
- a CDS encoding nitrilase-related carbon-nitrogen hydrolase: protein MSSSSRNVRAVAVQPKWHARDFLSTAAFERWMRSQLELARPHLSPTQPNLVVLTELNGLPLVLRGGFLAAATDKFEWAAALLLLQHLPEALPILVREKVSPIRALQLARAGETVSLYLKTCRDLAREYGVYLVSGSTPTPHYRLHGDQLRRESSALYNQTAIFAPDGELIGTADKVHLTPDEEQGGVDLSPGDLSALRVFPTPAGDLGVAISLDAFRTDVIGTLAAQGCTVLLQPDANGSPWTGKEGIYPAGATPRDQPLAWLESSWQVTGAGQIRYAVNPMVVGNLLDLSFDGQSSVTGPAWESLPPRSYVLTLPRSGFLALLPWVEDGPPEQLRQTGQNLAAHSGHPRENAYLSGVIHADLRLPPQTLTPPPRTPHEQALGALLSGQARLPLSPLRYGWALTAALGLGMITLLRRRR from the coding sequence ATGTCCTCTTCGTCAAGGAACGTCCGCGCTGTGGCCGTGCAGCCCAAGTGGCACGCCCGCGATTTTCTGAGCACAGCGGCCTTTGAGCGCTGGATGCGCTCGCAACTGGAACTGGCCCGGCCCCACCTCTCGCCGACCCAGCCGAATCTGGTGGTGCTGACCGAACTTAACGGCCTGCCACTGGTGCTGCGCGGCGGCTTCCTGGCGGCGGCCACCGACAAATTCGAGTGGGCGGCAGCGCTGCTGCTGCTCCAGCACCTGCCGGAAGCGCTGCCGATCCTGGTCCGCGAGAAAGTCTCCCCCATCCGCGCCCTGCAACTGGCCCGCGCGGGCGAGACCGTCTCTCTCTACTTGAAAACCTGCCGCGATCTGGCCCGCGAGTACGGCGTCTACCTGGTGTCAGGCAGCACACCGACGCCGCATTACCGGCTGCACGGCGACCAGCTCAGGCGGGAGAGCAGCGCCCTCTACAACCAGACCGCCATTTTTGCGCCGGACGGAGAGCTGATCGGCACTGCCGACAAGGTTCACCTGACGCCCGACGAGGAGCAGGGCGGCGTCGACCTCTCGCCCGGCGACCTCTCGGCGCTGCGGGTCTTCCCGACGCCTGCGGGCGACCTGGGCGTGGCGATCAGCCTCGACGCCTTCCGGACAGACGTAATCGGCACGCTGGCGGCGCAGGGCTGCACCGTCTTGCTGCAACCCGACGCCAATGGCAGTCCCTGGACCGGCAAGGAGGGCATTTACCCGGCGGGAGCGACGCCGCGCGACCAGCCGCTGGCCTGGCTGGAGAGCAGTTGGCAGGTCACGGGTGCGGGCCAGATTCGCTACGCCGTCAACCCGATGGTGGTGGGCAACCTGCTCGATTTGAGTTTCGACGGCCAGAGTAGCGTCACCGGCCCGGCCTGGGAAAGCCTGCCGCCCCGCAGCTACGTCCTGACCCTGCCCCGCAGCGGCTTTCTGGCGCTGCTGCCGTGGGTGGAAGACGGCCCGCCCGAGCAGTTGCGCCAAACGGGCCAGAACCTCGCCGCCCACTCGGGCCACCCGCGCGAGAACGCCTACCTCAGCGGCGTCATCCACGCCGACCTGAGGCTGCCGCCGCAGACACTCACGCCGCCGCCCCGCACGCCGCACGAGCAGGCCCTCGGTGCGCTGCTAAGCGGTCAGGCCAGGCTGCCGCTTTCGCCGCTGCGCTATGGCTGGGCGCTGACGGCGGCCCTGGGACTGGGGATGATCACGCTGCTGCGACGCCGGAGGTGA